Proteins from one Dama dama isolate Ldn47 chromosome 12, ASM3311817v1, whole genome shotgun sequence genomic window:
- the SUSD6 gene encoding sushi domain-containing protein 6 isoform X2 yields MLTVPWRGKTNSRNVCSLPPEPENGGYICHPRPCRDPLNSGSVIEYLCAEGYMLKGDYKYLTCKNGEWKPAMEISCRLNEDKDTHTSLGVPTLSIVASTASSVALILLLVVLFVLLQPKLKSFHHSRRDQGVSGDQVSIMVDGVQVALPSYEEAVYGTSGHCMPPADPRVQIVLSEGSGPSGRSGPREPHLQDQGACSSAGSEEEAPGQSGLCEAWGSRGSETVMVHQATTSSWVAGSGNSRAAHKEAPDSENSDIQSLTSEDYTDDIPLLKEA; encoded by the exons TGTGTTCCCTGCCGCCGGAGCCAGAGAATGGTGGCTACATCTGCCACCCCCGGCCCTGCAGAGACCCCCTGAACTCCGGCAGCGTCATTGAGTACCTGTGTGCCGAAGGCTACATGTTGAAGGGTGACTACAAATACCTGACGTGTAAGAATGGCGAGTGGAAACCAGCCATGGAGATCAGCTGCCGTCTCAACGAGG ACAAAGACACCCACACGTCACTCGGGGTCCCCACGCTGTCCATCGTGGCTTCCACTGCCAGCTCCGTGGCACTCATTCTCCTCCTCGTGGTGCTGTTTGTGCTGCTGCAGCCAAAGCTGAAGTCTTTCCATCATAGCCG GCGTGACCAGGGAGTGTCCGGAGACCAGGTCTCCATCATGGTGGACGGAGTCCAGGTTGCGCTCCCGTCATATGAGGAGGCTGTATATGGCACTTCCGGTCACTGCATGCCGCCCGCGGACCCCAGAGTGCAGATTGTGCTGTCAGAAGGGTCTGGGCCCAGTGGGAGAAGCGGGCCGAGGGAGCCGCACCTGCAGGAccagggggcctgttcttctgcAGGCAGCGAGGAAGAGGCCCCTGGCCAGTCTGGACTGTGTGAAGCCTGGGGCTCTCGGGGCTCAGAGACTGTGATGGTGCACCAGGCAACCACCTCTTCCTGGGTGGCCGGCTCAGGGAACAGCCGAGCGGCACACAAAGAAGCCCCAGATTCGGAGAACAGTGACATCCAAAGCCTCACGTCAGAGGACTACACAGATG ATATCCCACTGTTGAAAGAAGCATGA